A part of Acidimicrobiales bacterium genomic DNA contains:
- a CDS encoding DUF4040 domain-containing protein, with protein sequence MVALLLLHVAVAAAASLAHRRLGARVFLVCAVAPLAAAVWAAAQAPEVTSGGVVTQSFVWVEQLGLTFAFRLDAFALLMVALVSGIGVLVFVYAAWYFDHTDRPGVGRFAATLTGFAGAMLGLVLSDNVFGLFVFWELTSITSFLLIGFDDAEPRARKAATQALLTTGAGGLALLGGLVLLSLATGTTSLSGMLAQPLAGPMAEVGLGLVLLGACTKSAQVPFHPWLPGAMAAPTPVSAYLHSATMVKAGVYLLARFAPVVSPETPWWRAAAVTVGLASMLVGGYRALRQHDVKLVLAYGTVAQLGLLFAVYGLGTPEAITAGCALLLAHALFKAPLFMVVGIVDHQAHTRDLRRLSGLGARMPAVFVTAALASASMAGIPLLLGFVAKEKSLDAWLHSGLPWGAPALGAIVVGSVLTVAYTARFLWGTFATKAPGELAGEPVGPGAARPRAAFVAPAAVLALLCLVLGVAPWLADGLVVDGARALDPESSATSLQAWYGVNPALWLSALALVGGLVLFAARRPVERLQAGVPHVGSAQGGYDAAVAGSLRGAGLLTGAVQHGSLPLYLAVALVTVVALPGAALLADTALPGGIEAGSWLQVSLVVILAVGAVATALARRRFAAVLLVGVVGYAVAGLFVVQGAPDLALTQLLIETLSVVIFVLVLRHLPERFSDRPFRSSQVLRGLVAVGVGLFMTLFALVALGARSGPTVSEQIDRLALPEGGGKNIVNVILVDIRGVDTMGEITVLTVTALGVIGLVRAGRRRGQAPQVPGDPAEDAP encoded by the coding sequence ATGGTCGCGCTCCTACTCCTCCACGTGGCGGTCGCCGCCGCGGCTTCGCTGGCCCACCGGCGCCTCGGGGCCAGGGTGTTCCTGGTGTGCGCCGTCGCGCCCCTCGCCGCGGCGGTGTGGGCCGCGGCGCAGGCGCCCGAGGTCACCTCGGGCGGGGTCGTCACCCAGTCGTTCGTGTGGGTGGAGCAGCTCGGGCTCACGTTCGCCTTCCGGCTCGACGCCTTCGCCCTGCTGATGGTGGCGCTGGTGTCGGGGATCGGCGTGCTGGTGTTCGTGTACGCGGCCTGGTACTTCGACCACACGGACCGCCCGGGCGTCGGGCGGTTCGCGGCCACCTTGACGGGATTCGCGGGCGCCATGCTCGGGCTCGTCCTGAGCGACAACGTCTTCGGGCTGTTCGTGTTCTGGGAGCTCACGTCGATCACGTCGTTCCTGCTGATCGGGTTCGACGACGCCGAGCCGCGGGCCCGCAAGGCCGCCACCCAGGCGCTGCTCACCACGGGGGCCGGCGGGCTGGCCCTGCTCGGCGGCCTCGTGCTGCTCTCGCTGGCGACCGGGACGACGTCGCTCTCCGGCATGTTGGCGCAGCCGCTGGCGGGTCCGATGGCCGAGGTGGGCCTGGGGCTGGTGCTCCTGGGTGCGTGCACCAAGTCGGCCCAGGTGCCGTTCCACCCGTGGCTGCCCGGGGCCATGGCTGCGCCCACGCCGGTGAGCGCGTACCTGCACTCGGCCACCATGGTGAAGGCCGGCGTGTACCTGCTGGCCCGCTTCGCGCCGGTCGTGTCGCCCGAGACGCCGTGGTGGCGGGCGGCGGCGGTCACGGTGGGCCTGGCGTCGATGCTGGTGGGGGGCTACCGCGCCCTTCGCCAGCACGACGTGAAGCTGGTGCTGGCCTACGGCACGGTGGCCCAGCTGGGCCTGCTCTTCGCGGTGTACGGCCTCGGCACGCCGGAGGCGATCACCGCCGGGTGCGCCCTGCTGCTCGCCCACGCCCTGTTCAAGGCGCCGCTGTTCATGGTGGTCGGCATCGTCGACCACCAGGCGCACACGCGCGACCTCCGGCGGCTGTCCGGCCTGGGCGCCCGCATGCCGGCGGTGTTCGTCACCGCGGCCCTGGCATCGGCGTCGATGGCCGGCATCCCACTGCTGCTCGGGTTCGTGGCCAAGGAGAAGTCGCTGGACGCGTGGCTGCACAGCGGTCTGCCGTGGGGCGCGCCAGCCCTGGGGGCCATCGTGGTCGGGTCGGTCCTCACGGTGGCCTACACCGCCCGCTTCCTGTGGGGCACGTTCGCCACCAAGGCCCCGGGCGAGTTGGCCGGCGAGCCCGTGGGCCCCGGGGCGGCGCGACCCAGGGCCGCGTTCGTCGCGCCGGCCGCGGTGCTCGCCCTGTTGTGCCTGGTGCTGGGCGTGGCACCCTGGCTGGCCGACGGCCTGGTCGTCGACGGGGCCCGGGCCCTCGACCCCGAGTCGTCGGCCACGAGCCTCCAGGCCTGGTACGGCGTCAACCCGGCGCTGTGGCTCTCGGCCCTGGCCCTGGTCGGAGGGCTCGTGCTGTTCGCCGCCCGGCGCCCCGTCGAGCGCCTCCAGGCCGGCGTGCCCCACGTCGGGTCGGCCCAGGGTGGCTACGACGCCGCCGTCGCCGGCTCCCTCCGGGGCGCTGGGCTGCTCACCGGGGCGGTGCAGCACGGCTCCCTGCCCCTCTACCTGGCCGTGGCGCTGGTGACGGTGGTCGCGCTCCCGGGTGCGGCTCTCCTGGCCGACACCGCGCTCCCCGGGGGCATCGAGGCCGGTTCGTGGCTGCAGGTCTCGCTGGTCGTGATCCTCGCCGTGGGCGCCGTGGCCACGGCGCTGGCCCGGCGGCGCTTCGCGGCCGTGCTCCTCGTCGGGGTCGTCGGCTACGCGGTGGCCGGGCTGTTCGTCGTGCAGGGGGCGCCCGACCTGGCCCTGACCCAGCTGCTGATCGAGACCCTCAGCGTGGTGATCTTCGTGCTCGTCCTGCGCCACCTGCCCGAGCGGTTCTCGGATCGACCGTTCCGGAGCAGCCAGGTCCTGCGTGGGCTGGTCGCCGTCGGTGTCGGGCTGTTCATGACCCTGTTCGCGCTGGTCGCGCTCGGAGCGCGGTCGGGGCCGACCGTGTCGGAGCAGATCGACCGCCTGGCCCTCCCCGAGGGAGGCGGCAAGAACATCGTCAACGTGATCCTGGTCGACATCCGAGGCGTCGACACGATGGGCGAGATCACCGTGCTCACCGTGACCGCGCTCGGCGTGATCGGCCTGGTGCGGGCCGGGCGCCGGCGCGGCCAGGCACCGCAGGTGCCCGGCGACCCGGCCGAGGACGCGCCGTGA
- a CDS encoding cbb3-type cytochrome c oxidase subunit I: MSITEERITPTEDVAAPPRAWRVDLPGVTAADLRPVKWQLYLALVGLFLGVVMGLLQALERVDIYLYDVVGLKSYYQGLTIHGVVLAIVFTFTFANSFMSLTTMKGFGRPLVSPAVANTGLWLAWIGTGLAAWAMLTNKATVLFTFYSPMKATTLFYVGAVFLVLSTWATLLNQLLTLHAWRKDNRSERIPLLSFTSIVTMIMWTLASVGIAIEVLGFLIPWSLGWIDNVDPQFNRILFWFTGHPIVYFWLLPVYVSWYLMLPKAAGGKLYSDGLARLAFLFFLVLLPVGVHHQFTDPGIGEQAKTMSFLLTLVIFVPSMITAFSVIAGLEMGGRSRGGKGILGWIPKLPWGDPSVSAQLLAGLAFFLGGASGLINASLTLNLVVHNSSFIPGHFHLTVGTAVALSIMGICYWLVPYLTGKRLALRRLAVLQGWLWLAGVLVFSRGQMAGGLEGMPRRTQIADAVYLDNFSGWDLANTLTAIGGTMMFLSGALFFVVMVATIFNVRAVDTTQRMPITETIHGPRESWKFLDRLGIWSLIAVVLSVLVYGITIWHYWPIELNAPGVRVW, from the coding sequence GTGAGCATCACCGAGGAGCGCATCACCCCAACCGAGGACGTCGCCGCGCCCCCGCGCGCCTGGCGGGTCGACCTCCCCGGGGTGACCGCCGCCGACCTACGGCCCGTCAAGTGGCAGCTCTACCTGGCGCTCGTCGGGCTGTTCCTGGGCGTGGTGATGGGCCTGCTGCAGGCCCTCGAGCGCGTCGACATCTACCTCTACGACGTGGTCGGCCTGAAGAGCTACTACCAGGGCCTCACCATCCACGGCGTCGTGCTGGCCATCGTGTTCACCTTCACCTTCGCCAACTCCTTCATGTCGCTCACGACCATGAAGGGCTTCGGGCGCCCGCTGGTGAGCCCGGCGGTGGCGAACACGGGCCTGTGGCTGGCGTGGATCGGCACCGGCCTCGCGGCGTGGGCCATGCTCACCAACAAGGCGACGGTGCTGTTCACCTTCTACTCGCCCATGAAGGCGACGACCCTGTTCTACGTCGGAGCGGTGTTCCTGGTGCTCTCCACGTGGGCCACGCTGCTCAACCAGCTGCTCACCCTGCACGCCTGGCGCAAGGACAACCGGAGCGAGCGCATCCCGCTGCTGTCGTTCACGTCGATCGTCACCATGATCATGTGGACGCTGGCATCGGTGGGCATCGCCATCGAGGTTCTCGGCTTCCTGATCCCCTGGTCGCTGGGATGGATCGACAACGTCGACCCCCAGTTCAACCGGATCCTCTTCTGGTTCACCGGCCACCCGATCGTGTACTTCTGGCTCCTCCCGGTCTACGTGAGCTGGTACCTGATGCTGCCGAAGGCCGCCGGCGGCAAGCTGTACAGCGACGGCCTCGCCCGGCTCGCGTTCCTGTTCTTCCTGGTGCTGCTGCCGGTGGGCGTGCACCACCAGTTCACCGATCCGGGCATCGGGGAGCAGGCGAAGACCATGTCGTTCCTCCTCACCCTGGTGATCTTCGTGCCGTCGATGATCACGGCCTTCTCGGTGATCGCCGGCCTCGAGATGGGGGGGCGGAGCCGCGGCGGCAAGGGGATCCTCGGGTGGATCCCCAAGCTGCCCTGGGGCGACCCGTCGGTCAGCGCCCAGCTGCTGGCGGGCCTGGCCTTCTTCCTCGGCGGCGCCAGCGGCCTGATCAACGCCAGCCTCACCCTGAACCTGGTCGTCCACAACAGCTCGTTCATCCCCGGCCACTTCCACCTCACGGTGGGCACGGCCGTGGCGCTGTCGATCATGGGCATCTGCTACTGGCTGGTGCCGTACCTCACGGGCAAGCGCCTGGCCCTCCGCCGGCTGGCGGTGCTGCAGGGCTGGCTGTGGCTGGCCGGCGTGCTGGTGTTCTCCCGCGGCCAGATGGCGGGCGGCCTCGAGGGCATGCCCCGCCGCACCCAGATCGCCGACGCGGTCTACCTGGACAACTTCTCCGGCTGGGACCTGGCCAACACCCTGACCGCCATCGGCGGCACGATGATGTTCCTCTCCGGCGCGCTCTTCTTCGTGGTGATGGTGGCGACCATCTTCAACGTCCGGGCCGTCGACACCACCCAGCGGATGCCGATCACCGAGACCATCCACGGCCCGCGCGAGAGCTGGAAGTTCCTCGACCGGCTCGGCATCTGGAGCCTGATCGCCGTGGTGCTGTCGGTGCTGGTGTACGGCATCACGATCTGGCACTACTGGCCGATCGAGCTGAACGCCCCCGGCGTCAGGGTCTGGTAG